One Dioscorea cayenensis subsp. rotundata cultivar TDr96_F1 chromosome 17, TDr96_F1_v2_PseudoChromosome.rev07_lg8_w22 25.fasta, whole genome shotgun sequence DNA window includes the following coding sequences:
- the LOC120280286 gene encoding uncharacterized acetyltransferase At3g50280-like: MFVFIDCNNEGAEFIHADAHSISVEDVLAPSSDVPSNLIRQFFPFDDAVCHDGHVLPLLAVQLTVLADGIFLACSFNHAVGDGTSYWYFMNTWAEICRSESSQGHRHVPLDRYFMDEAKPPIKLSFSNESEFIVRYSPPPLREKMFHFSSEALAKLKAKANEEHGTSNISSFQSLSALMWQCIIRAWRLPAEQVTSCRLAIQNRSRLQPPLSPNYFGNSIDGISSAAKVGELLANGIGWAAWAIHEAVVAHTDDVIRGNVRKWVEAPVIYNGGMLDGKFCVLMGSSPRFDMYGCEFGWGKAVALRSGAASKFEGKVSSYPGWEGGGSVDLEVCLSTEAMTALEADPEFLNVVSLNIN; encoded by the coding sequence ATGTTTGTGTTTATCGACTGCAACAATGAAGGAGCTGAGTTCATTCATGCTGATGCTCATTCAATATCAGTGGAGGATGTTCTAGCACCATCATCTGATGTACCATCTAATTTAATCCGACAATTCTTCCCTTTTGACGATGCTGTCTGCCACGACGGTCATGTCCTTCCTCTCCTTGCAGTTCAGCTAACAGTGCTGGCTGATGGTATTTTCCTAGCTTGCTCTTTTAACCATGCAGTCGGAGATGGTACTTCTTATTGGTATTTCATGAACACATGGGCAGAGATTTGTCGTTCTGAAAGCAGCCAAGGTCATCGACATGTTCCTCTTGACCGTTACTTTATGGACGAAGCTAAGCCTCCTATAAAACTATCATTCTCTAATGAGTCTGAGTTCATTGTAAGGTACTCCCCTCCACCTCTCCGAGAGAAAATGTTCCACTTCTCCTCAGAAGCCCTAGCGAAACTGAAAGCAAAAGCCAATGAAGAGCATGGAACAAGCAACATATCCTCGTTCCAGTCACTCAGCGCCCTGATGTGGCAGTGCATTATCCGCGCCTGGCGCTTGCCGGCGGAGCAAGTGACTAGTTGTCGATTGGCCATTCAGAACCGCTCGAGGCTCCAACCACCTTTATCTCCAAACTACTTCGGCAACTCCATCGACGGAATCTCCTCAGCAGCGaaggtaggggagcttctggcAAATGGGATTGGGTGGGCTGCTTGGGCGATCCATGAGGCAGTGGTGGCGCACACGGATGATGTCATACGTGGCAATGTTAGGAAATGGGTTGAGGCTCCGGTGATATACAATGGGGGCATGTTAGATGGGAAATTCTGTGTGTTGATGGGGAGTTCACCTAGGTTTGATATGTATGGGTGTGAGTTTGGATGGGGAAAGGCTGTGGCGTTGCGGAGTGGTGCTGCGAGTAAGTTTGAGGGAAAGGTGTCATCTTACCCAGGCTGGGAAGGAGGCGGTAGTGTTGACCTGGAGGTTTGCCTTTCAACAGAGGCCATGACTGCTCTTGAGGCTGACCCTGAGTTTCTTAATGTTGTTTCTCTGAATATAAACTGA